A part of Capsicum annuum cultivar UCD-10X-F1 chromosome 6, UCD10Xv1.1, whole genome shotgun sequence genomic DNA contains:
- the LOC107874693 gene encoding uncharacterized protein LOC107874693 — translation MGRVKSNNDPTPSLKHFSHPHELELCTQLQDLSPCSGCRLPPQGQMYICRPCNFTLHLSCANFPQLITHPSHPNHPLNLFPTSKYPGGQFNCDACKRHGNGFSYHCSYCEFDLHVICASKPLKITHQLHQCSLELTFKNPYANAKGFSCDVCHKIGSKQWLYRCPTCEFDAHLDCLTSAPRQAVQAPASHPTALPHQNSFPGASSQFQQATMGTQARPNQLMHATSTGSIPNNQSLQPPVFQGQGQMRPNQLFHSASTSAVPQQQFLQPPMIQGQVTPNSGIGNGLMNAAIQGLVEGAAQQVGQTLMQGIIGGGDNSGGNEGSSILGSIFGDSSDTQY, via the coding sequence ATGGGAAGGGTGAAATCAAACAATGATCCAACTCCAAGCCTAAAGCACTTTAGTCATCCACATGAATTGGAGTTATGCACCCAACTCCAAGATTTAAGCCCTTGTTCAGGATGTAGACTTCCACCACAAGGCCAAATGTACATATGTAGACCTTGCAACTTCACTCTTCATTTGAGCTGTGCTAACTTCCCACAGCTGATTACTCACCCTTCTCACCCGAACCACCCTCTAAATCTATTCCCTACGTCTAAGTACCCCGGTGGCCAATTCAACTGTGATGCGTGTAAACGTCATGGGAACGGTTTCAGCTACCATTGCAGTTATTGTGAGTTTGATCTCCATGTGATTTGCGCATCTAAACCGCTCAAAATCACACACCAACTGCACCAATGTTCGCTGGAACTCACCTTCAAGAATCCTTATGCTAATGCTAAAGGCTTCTCTTGTGATGTATGTCACAAGATTGGATCCAAGCAGTGGCTTTATAGATGCCCTACTTGTGAGTTTGATGCTCATTTGGATTGTTTAACTTCTGCCCCTAGACAGGCAGTCCAAGCACCAGCTTCACATCCAACTGCCCTCCCACACCAAAATTCATTCCCAGGGGCATCTAGCCAATTTCAGCAGGCTACTATGGGTACACAAGCAAGGCCAAATCAATTGATGCATGCCACAAGTACAGGTTCAATACCTAACAACCAATCCCTACAGCCTCCAGTATTCCAAGGACAAGGACAAATGAGGCCAAACCAGTTGTTTCACAGTGCTAGTACAAGTGCAGTTCCCCAGCAACAGTTCCTGCAGCCCCCTATGATTCAAGGACAAGTGACGCCAAACAGTGGTATCGGGAATGGTTTGATGAATGCTGCAATTCAAGGACTTGTAGAAGGTGCAGCTCAGCAGGTTGGTCAGACTTTAATGCAGGGGATAATAGGTGGTGGTGACAATAGTGGTGGAAATGAaggatcatcaatcctgggaagcaTTTTTGGCGACTCATCCGACACGCAATACTAG
- the LOC107873882 gene encoding protein AGENET DOMAIN (AGD)-CONTAINING P1-like translates to MAPIRVTEYNFEQRHQLRMVMISKAIKSIAFKKQQITKEFKKGDEVEVASQEYGFIGSYYKATIVSSTGLYHYRVNYNTLLTDDKSAPLEEVVTAAEVRPVPPDQHEIISENYFRLYDMVDVYANDGWWFGFISGKVGQEYYVYFPTTGDNIAYPSDVLRFHQEWSNAMQLINRSLYGNSSLAAKLIGTSILKGPNHRVIVFAEHPDISVNHDERSSTPAGRSNKPWMAVIHALKIIQAIISKAIKSIAFKKQQITREFRKGDEVEVASQEYGFIGSYYKATIVSSTGLYHYRVNYNTLLTDDESAPLEDVVTAAEVRPVPPDQREIMAENNFRLYDMVDVFANDGWWFGFISGKVGQEYYVYFPTTGDNIAYPSQVLRFHQEWSNGKWIFLPRQGRIFDLH, encoded by the exons ATGGCTCCAATCAGAGTGACAGAATATAATTTTGAGCAACGCCACCAATTAAGGATGGTGATGATCTCAAAGGCAATAAAATCAATTGCATTCAAGAAACAACAGATAACTAAAGAATTCAAAAAGGGCGATGAAGTTGAAGTGGCAAGTCAAGAATATGGCTTCATAGGTTCTTACTACAAAGCAACTATTGTTTCTTCCACTGGCCTTTATCATTACAGAGTCAACTACAATACTCTCTTGACTGATGATAAATCCGCACCACTGGAGGAGGTTGTCACTGCAGCTGAGGTCCGCCCTGTGCCACCTGATCAACATGAAATAATATCAGAAAACTACTTCCGTCTGTATGATATGGTTGATGTGTATGCGAACGATGGATGGTGGTTTGGATTCATCAGTGGAAAAGTTGGACAAGAGTACTATGTCTACTTCCCTACAACCGGAGATAACATTGCATATCCATCTGATGTGCTGAGATTTCATCAAGAATGGTCTAATG CAATGCAACTTATTAATCGTTCTCTTTATGGCAATTCAAGTTTAGCTGCAAAATT AATTGGCACTTCCATACTTAAAGGACCTAATCATAGAGTTATAGTATTTGCAGAACATCCAGATATAAGTGTTAATCAT GATGAACGATCATCTACACCAGCAGGGCGCTCGAACAAGCCATGGATGGCTGTTATTCACGCTCTG AAAATAATTCAGGCGATAATCTCAAAGGCGATAAAATCAATAGCGTTCAAGAAACAACAGATAACTAGAGAATTCCGAAAGGGCGATGAAGTTGAAGTGGCAAGTCAAGAATATGGATTCATAGGTTCTTACTACAAAGCAACTATTGTTTCTTCCACTGGCCTTTATCATTACAGAGTCAACTACAATACTCTCTTGACTGATGACGAGTCTGCGCCGCTGGAGGATGTTGTCACTGCAGCCGAGGTTCGCCCTGTGCCACCTGATCAACGTGAAATAATGGCTGAAAACAACTTCCGTCTGTACGATATGGTTGATGTGTTTGCCAACGATGGATGGTGGTTTGGATTTATCAGTGGAAAAGTTGGACAAGAGTACTATGTCTACTTCCCTACAACTGGAGATAACATTGCTTATCCTTCTCAAGTGCTGCGATTTCATCAAGAATGGTCTAATGGCAAGTGGATTTTTCTTCCAAGACAAGGAAGGATTTTCGACTTGCACTGA